The following are from one region of the Klebsiella sp. WP3-W18-ESBL-02 genome:
- a CDS encoding ParB/RepB/Spo0J family partition protein, with translation MNTDVKAIFEQSRTLENLEGAAVLMRSLDKAPSSLRALSDFVTKARKSGNTEQFEEADIGRNNVFAVSPYWLFVEEGLNLRDVNYDRAVMFKHAYLERPQSVPVIRVKPVVVEGVTRLKIIDGHHRFAGLMMAIAEGASFQKITVEEFEGGKDEEVYNMIESANSLQLKMVERAEGFKRLIGWGHTIESIAQRLGVSLVTVRRSIVLANADFSIKMLVKEDKVSGDVAVDVINECQGTDRDPYEVLMESLKKAEGAGKTRVTAKFVSSKKKTGLKPKVIRKTFDSLLPTLSQLRDQIPPQPEGEHENQIEITETVPEEVVLRLTPEMARTLMATLAELESAKQAEDAEANGDNDGDSAENNGGADDATDADTDGANQQNGETEETQLHPVY, from the coding sequence ATGAACACCGACGTTAAAGCTATCTTCGAACAAAGCCGTACCCTGGAAAATCTGGAAGGCGCTGCGGTACTGATGCGCAGCTTAGACAAAGCGCCATCATCACTCCGAGCACTGAGCGATTTCGTAACCAAAGCGCGTAAAAGCGGCAATACGGAACAGTTCGAAGAAGCCGATATCGGGCGTAACAACGTCTTTGCGGTGAGCCCGTACTGGTTGTTTGTGGAAGAGGGACTGAACCTCCGCGACGTAAATTATGACCGTGCGGTAATGTTCAAACACGCTTATCTGGAACGTCCTCAGTCAGTGCCTGTCATCCGCGTTAAACCAGTAGTAGTGGAAGGCGTAACCCGCCTGAAAATCATTGATGGCCACCACCGTTTTGCTGGCCTGATGATGGCGATTGCTGAGGGCGCGAGCTTCCAGAAAATCACCGTCGAGGAATTTGAAGGCGGCAAGGACGAAGAAGTCTACAACATGATCGAGAGCGCCAACTCCCTTCAGTTGAAGATGGTGGAACGCGCTGAAGGCTTCAAGCGCCTGATTGGCTGGGGTCACACCATTGAGTCGATTGCTCAGCGTCTGGGTGTCTCTCTGGTCACCGTTCGCCGCAGTATCGTGCTGGCAAACGCTGACTTCAGCATCAAGATGCTGGTGAAAGAAGATAAGGTATCTGGTGACGTTGCCGTTGACGTTATTAACGAATGTCAGGGTACTGACCGCGACCCGTATGAAGTCCTGATGGAATCCCTGAAAAAGGCAGAAGGAGCTGGGAAAACCCGCGTCACTGCCAAATTCGTGAGTTCCAAGAAAAAGACTGGCCTGAAACCGAAAGTTATCCGTAAAACCTTCGACAGCCTGTTGCCAACCCTGAGCCAGCTGCGCGACCAGATCCCGCCGCAGCCGGAAGGTGAGCATGAAAATCAGATCGAAATTACGGAAACCGTGCCGGAAGAAGTCGTCTTACGCCTGACTCCTGAAATGGCCCGTACTCTGATGGCTACCCTGGCTGAACTGGAATCAGCAAAACAGGCAGAAGATGCTGAAGCTAATGGTGACAACGACGGTGATAGTGCTGAAAACAACGGCGGTGCTGACGATGCGACTGATGCCGATACCGATGGCGCTAACCAGCAGAATGGTGAAACTGAAGAGACTCAGCTGCACCCGGTGTACTAA
- a CDS encoding ParA family protein produces the protein MNLIDKIALVGQRMKSEQISLKESLLASSRVSVSDDSVEGVDRLIYNHCLNKKNLSDFFGKSRVTFNKILADLEEKRLVGQPIYQNKNHLYTRWDVQNIMDALGYPRYRDYYQSRTIIVQNHKGGTGKSTTSVALAVAAALDLQLNARVLVIEWDPQGSIGSGMIQSVSEDDVFLTAIDAILGVYEEGSEYKKYLDMGYSEAEIIENMPFSTHLPNLDVITAFPTDARFKDKYWQCSKEERTQLLLRFKEVIMPVLKAKYDLIIFDTPPEDSPIIWAADEAADGILVAVSPREYDYASTTDFMLTISERFRQSPNKGENIKWFKVLAVNVDDKSPYEKIVLDKLIRTVQDLFMATNIKNSEAFKAAASRGRSVLDIKKSEELCSPKQLDIAEESVMSVYQQFINEIKSFSAKEGVNA, from the coding sequence ATGAATCTAATAGATAAAATTGCCCTTGTCGGGCAACGCATGAAGTCCGAACAAATTTCATTGAAAGAATCGTTACTGGCTTCTTCCCGGGTATCTGTATCAGATGACAGTGTGGAGGGGGTAGATCGCCTTATCTATAACCACTGCCTGAATAAAAAAAATCTCTCCGACTTCTTTGGAAAATCTCGAGTTACCTTCAATAAAATTCTCGCTGATCTCGAAGAAAAAAGGCTGGTGGGTCAACCTATTTATCAGAACAAAAACCACCTTTATACCCGCTGGGATGTCCAGAATATTATGGATGCCCTGGGTTATCCGCGCTATAGAGATTACTACCAGAGCCGAACAATCATTGTTCAGAATCATAAAGGTGGGACAGGAAAAAGCACGACCTCAGTGGCTCTGGCTGTAGCAGCAGCACTTGATCTCCAGTTGAATGCCAGAGTTTTAGTAATTGAATGGGATCCGCAAGGCTCTATTGGTAGCGGTATGATTCAAAGCGTATCTGAAGACGACGTATTCCTGACTGCAATCGACGCAATCCTGGGCGTGTATGAAGAAGGTTCTGAATATAAAAAATACCTCGACATGGGTTACTCTGAGGCTGAAATCATTGAGAATATGCCGTTCTCAACCCATCTGCCAAATCTTGATGTAATTACTGCGTTCCCAACCGATGCGAGATTCAAAGATAAATACTGGCAGTGCAGTAAAGAAGAGCGCACTCAGTTGTTGCTACGATTCAAAGAAGTGATAATGCCAGTCCTGAAAGCTAAGTATGACCTTATTATCTTCGATACCCCTCCAGAAGACTCGCCAATTATCTGGGCCGCTGATGAGGCCGCTGACGGTATTCTTGTCGCAGTTTCTCCGCGAGAATACGACTATGCATCCACAACTGATTTTATGCTGACGATCAGTGAGCGATTCCGTCAGTCTCCCAATAAAGGTGAAAATATTAAATGGTTTAAAGTACTGGCCGTTAACGTCGATGATAAAAGCCCATACGAAAAAATAGTCCTCGATAAGTTAATTCGAACCGTTCAAGACCTGTTTATGGCAACCAATATCAAAAACTCTGAAGCATTCAAAGCAGCTGCGTCACGGGGTAGGTCGGTTCTCGATATTAAGAAATCTGAAGAGTTATGTTCACCAAAGCAGCTGGATATTGCCGAAGAATCCGTAATGTCCGTATATCAACAGTTTATTAATGAGATAAAGAGTTTTTCAGCGAAGGAAGGAGTTAACGCATGA
- a CDS encoding AAA family ATPase, with the protein MMSLWDALRMNMMISYQELVRTFLKATGRAVRMESYSYSDRNLEIAGHKLIHDLPDSECDAYGAEVESPLFEDDQFGLLPEIPVQRYFDLSLQDFIWIHANNVKPYKYDKELPKKMVLPEDHRDLLDILTTDISAFTSDIVEGKSAGNIIMCVGSPGLGKTLTAEVYAEVIERPLYSIHAGALGTNADDIEKNLRTILTRAKRWNCVLLLDEADVFVMQRGASLTQNAIVAEFLRTLEYFDGLMFMTSNRGSDIDEAIIPRCAAIIHYDVPEKSDAQKIWKIMGENFGVNIPDELVRSLVNTYPELPPRDIKMLLRLTLRMSVKEQGSGSIPTLDIVRKCAMFRGIERKGKEKAL; encoded by the coding sequence ATGATGTCCCTCTGGGATGCGCTCCGGATGAATATGATGATCTCATATCAGGAACTTGTTCGCACCTTCCTTAAAGCAACCGGCAGGGCTGTCAGAATGGAATCGTATAGCTACAGCGACCGGAATCTGGAAATAGCAGGGCATAAACTGATACACGATTTGCCTGATAGTGAGTGCGATGCCTACGGTGCAGAAGTGGAGTCGCCTCTTTTTGAAGATGACCAGTTTGGCCTTTTACCCGAAATTCCTGTGCAGCGTTATTTTGATCTCTCGCTGCAAGACTTTATCTGGATACATGCCAATAACGTAAAACCATACAAGTATGATAAAGAACTGCCAAAAAAGATGGTTTTGCCGGAAGACCACCGTGATTTACTCGATATACTGACCACGGATATCAGCGCTTTCACCAGCGATATTGTTGAAGGGAAAAGCGCGGGTAACATCATCATGTGCGTGGGCTCACCCGGACTTGGGAAGACATTAACTGCTGAAGTGTATGCAGAGGTCATTGAACGGCCCCTGTACTCAATTCATGCTGGCGCACTGGGAACCAACGCCGATGACATTGAGAAAAATCTGCGGACGATTCTGACCCGGGCTAAACGCTGGAACTGTGTCCTGCTTCTGGACGAAGCCGATGTGTTTGTCATGCAGCGTGGAGCATCACTGACTCAAAATGCCATCGTTGCGGAGTTCCTCCGTACACTGGAGTATTTCGATGGGTTGATGTTCATGACAAGCAACCGGGGTAGTGACATCGATGAGGCTATCATACCAAGATGCGCTGCAATCATTCACTATGATGTGCCGGAGAAATCAGATGCCCAAAAGATCTGGAAGATTATGGGTGAGAACTTTGGCGTGAACATTCCTGATGAACTGGTCAGATCACTTGTAAACACTTACCCAGAACTTCCACCACGTGACATCAAGATGTTGCTACGGCTCACGTTGCGAATGAGCGTGAAAGAGCAGGGGAGTGGTAGCATCCCGACACTGGATATTGTGCGGAAATGCGCGATGTTTCGTGGGATAGAACGAAAGGGAAAAGAAAAAGCCCTGTGA
- a CDS encoding HNH endonuclease signature motif containing protein encodes MRKITNLIRSLVRRNNRVALTLFPRMFRYKAFGVVETGSGYPRRPEHQESKVCLLAGYLRVQEEIRASQARLALLNTEIEKENAQEYARNKIPASRLAHFRLWFTRRFGNDTSRLIESVDTYCEEQNPVMDEQPAVLPLPRGHLPHADIRMRSPSFRREVSVRDVHVQSQFRELVDKNFGSLCAVSGKHLNGVLEAAHIEPTSVAGCYNASNGILLSPTFHRLFDTNMMGIDPDTLQIHFASGIEFPEYEGVCIKPLFYNLDKNRLGARWLEFKVKSPAE; translated from the coding sequence ATGAGGAAGATAACCAATCTGATTCGTTCCCTCGTTCGTCGTAACAACCGGGTGGCATTAACGCTTTTTCCCCGAATGTTCCGGTACAAAGCCTTTGGCGTGGTTGAAACAGGATCTGGTTATCCGCGACGGCCTGAACATCAGGAATCCAAAGTTTGTCTACTGGCAGGATATCTCAGAGTCCAGGAAGAAATTCGTGCTTCTCAGGCCCGTCTGGCTTTACTAAATACTGAAATCGAAAAGGAGAATGCTCAGGAGTACGCACGTAACAAAATTCCGGCATCACGGTTGGCTCACTTCAGGCTCTGGTTCACTCGCCGATTTGGTAATGACACATCCCGTTTGATTGAGTCCGTGGACACCTACTGCGAGGAGCAGAATCCAGTAATGGATGAGCAACCGGCTGTATTGCCATTACCACGCGGTCACCTCCCCCATGCAGATATCCGTATGCGCTCCCCGAGCTTCCGCCGAGAGGTTAGCGTTCGCGATGTGCATGTCCAGTCTCAGTTCCGTGAGTTGGTGGATAAGAATTTCGGAAGCCTGTGCGCGGTATCGGGCAAACACCTCAACGGTGTGCTGGAGGCAGCACATATTGAACCAACATCCGTAGCAGGCTGCTATAACGCCAGTAACGGCATTTTGCTATCACCAACATTCCACAGGCTGTTTGACACAAACATGATGGGTATTGATCCTGATACACTACAGATTCACTTCGCCAGCGGTATAGAGTTCCCTGAGTATGAAGGGGTCTGTATAAAACCGTTGTTCTACAATCTGGATAAAAACAGGCTCGGGGCAAGATGGCTTGAATTTAAAGTGAAATCACCTGCGGAGTAA
- a CDS encoding IS5-like element ISKpn26 family transposase has protein sequence MSHQLTFADSEFSTKRRQTRKEIFLSRMEQILPWQNMTAVIEPFYPKAGNGRRPYPLETMLRIHCMQHWYNLSDGAMEDALYEIASMRLFARLSLDSALPDRTTIMNFRHLLELHQLARQLFKTINRWLAEAGVMMTQGTLVDATIIEAPSSTKNKEQQRDPEMHQTKKGNQWHFGMKAHIGVDAKSGLTHSLVTTAANEHDLNQLGNLLHGEEQFVSADAGYQGAPQREELAEVDVDWLIAERPGKVKTLKQHPRKNKTAINIEYMKASIRARVEHPFRIIKRQFGFVKARYKGLLKNDNQLAMLFTLANLFRVDQMIRQWERSQ, from the coding sequence ATGAGCCATCAACTCACCTTCGCCGATAGTGAATTCAGCACTAAGCGCCGTCAGACCCGAAAAGAGATTTTCCTCTCCCGCATGGAGCAGATTCTGCCATGGCAGAATATGACCGCTGTCATCGAGCCGTTTTATCCCAAGGCGGGCAATGGCCGACGGCCCTATCCGCTGGAGACCATGCTGCGTATTCACTGCATGCAGCATTGGTACAACCTGAGCGACGGTGCCATGGAAGATGCCCTGTACGAAATCGCCTCCATGCGCCTGTTTGCCCGATTATCCCTGGATAGCGCCCTGCCGGATCGCACCACCATCATGAATTTCCGCCACCTGCTCGAGCTGCATCAACTGGCCCGTCAATTGTTCAAGACCATCAATCGCTGGCTGGCCGAAGCAGGCGTCATGATGACCCAAGGCACTTTGGTGGATGCCACCATCATTGAGGCACCCAGCTCTACCAAGAACAAAGAGCAGCAACGCGATCCGGAGATGCATCAGACCAAGAAAGGCAATCAGTGGCACTTTGGCATGAAGGCCCACATTGGTGTCGATGCCAAGAGTGGCCTGACCCACAGCCTGGTCACCACCGCGGCCAACGAGCATGACCTCAATCAGCTGGGTAATCTGCTTCATGGAGAGGAGCAATTTGTCTCAGCCGATGCCGGCTACCAAGGAGCGCCACAGCGCGAGGAGCTGGCCGAGGTGGATGTGGACTGGCTGATCGCCGAGCGTCCCGGCAAGGTAAAAACCTTGAAGCAGCATCCGCGCAAGAACAAAACGGCCATCAACATCGAATACATGAAAGCCAGCATCCGTGCCAGGGTGGAGCACCCGTTTCGCATCATCAAGCGGCAGTTCGGCTTCGTGAAAGCCAGATACAAGGGGCTGCTGAAAAACGATAACCAACTGGCGATGTTATTCACCCTGGCCAACCTGTTTCGGGTGGACCAAATGATACGTCAGTGGGAGAGATCTCAGTAA
- a CDS encoding ParB family protein, which produces MSDEQHIGNDKSRYLNTPKRTDVGHRSGLANLKSPPRIKKLFTLHNGRKLEAEHVTVAAENVATETAVHPMNPRNQEALTTNAVRDILQQIESRGVDTEGVAVKRDGVYLLIEGSRRRFCCIAAQKDLPLWVLPDDLSAEDIKAIITAAQTSRRFSYREVGLQYLELMQEKGFTKNEELALFLGISHVSVFKRIQAARIDGSLIALFPDYEGIPNSFYSRLSKLQKYVESNLFILADVVDRVKEEIANLDISDIPEAQKIVMAQITKAVELLDQKPPAKSWETRDLANFANKDKYARISKNASGRKVRFEFNRMSTELMAEIEAFITDKLSSEK; this is translated from the coding sequence ATGAGTGATGAACAGCATATCGGAAACGATAAATCGCGTTATCTAAATACGCCAAAGCGAACCGATGTAGGCCACCGTTCCGGGTTAGCTAACCTTAAGAGTCCCCCTCGCATTAAGAAACTCTTTACCCTTCATAACGGGCGAAAACTTGAAGCTGAGCACGTCACTGTAGCAGCTGAAAATGTCGCTACTGAGACCGCCGTTCACCCAATGAACCCGCGAAATCAGGAAGCGCTTACCACAAACGCAGTACGAGATATCCTGCAACAAATTGAGTCAAGGGGTGTTGATACTGAAGGTGTTGCCGTTAAACGTGATGGCGTGTACCTGCTTATTGAAGGTAGCCGCAGACGTTTTTGCTGTATTGCGGCTCAAAAAGATCTGCCTTTATGGGTGCTACCAGATGATCTATCAGCTGAGGACATCAAGGCGATTATTACCGCTGCACAAACATCACGCCGATTCTCATACCGAGAGGTTGGGCTTCAGTATCTGGAACTAATGCAGGAAAAAGGATTCACCAAAAATGAAGAGCTTGCCCTCTTTCTTGGCATAAGCCATGTGTCAGTCTTTAAACGTATTCAGGCGGCGCGTATTGACGGTTCGTTGATAGCTCTGTTCCCGGATTATGAAGGTATACCAAACTCCTTCTACAGCCGGTTGTCCAAACTTCAGAAATACGTAGAGAGCAACCTTTTCATTCTTGCAGATGTAGTTGATAGGGTGAAAGAAGAAATTGCTAATCTGGACATCAGTGACATCCCGGAAGCGCAGAAAATTGTCATGGCGCAGATCACAAAGGCGGTTGAATTACTCGATCAAAAGCCACCTGCAAAAAGTTGGGAAACCCGTGATCTGGCTAATTTTGCTAATAAGGACAAATACGCCCGTATCAGCAAAAATGCATCGGGCCGTAAAGTTCGCTTTGAATTTAACCGAATGAGTACCGAGCTCATGGCAGAAATTGAAGCATTTATTACGGATAAACTGAGTAGCGAAAAATAA